The window GTGCGGGTGGTGTCGAACTGGTTCGGGTCGCGGGGGCTGCCCGGCGACCTGATCGACCCGGTCGGCCTGACCACCCGGTTGCTCGGGGAGGCGGGGATACGGTGACCGGTCCCGGCCCGGCGCCGGACGGCCAGGTGGCCGGTCCGGCGCTCGGCCGTCGGATCGTCGGGGGAGTGGTTACCGGCGGTAGCCGCTCCGCCCGTTACTGGAGGTAGCTCTCCACCTCGTTCTTGCTCCGGTCGCCGACCGTCTCCGGGTCGCTGCCGGCGCTGCGGGCGGCCCGCCGGCGACGGAGCAGGTCCCAGCACTGGTCGAGGGACTCTTCCAGGGCACGCAGCCGTGCGCGCTCCTCGTCGGTGGTCTTGTGGTTGGCCTGTTCCTGGCTGCGGAGCTTGTGCTCCTCGTCGACCAGTTCGTTGATCCGGCTCAGGATCGTGCTGTCGTCCATGCGGAGAGCCTGTCACAGGCCCGGCGGCGGCGTCCGTATTCCCCGGCCCGGGTGTGCTTTGCCACCGGCCGCGCGGGCCGTCCGGTTCCCCGCTGTACGTAACCTTGGCGCCGGCCGTGACTTTGCTAACGATCCCGGCCCGGTCGGTGATGGTTCGTGACCTCGCAGGCACTGTTGACCGGTGACGGAGAAGACCCGGTTCGGCAAGGCAGCGAAGCTCCTGTTCTACGGCGTACTGGCCGGTGCGGTGCTTGCCGCGTCGGCACTGCCGGCCAGCGCGCTCGCCGGTGTGGTGCTCAAGGCGGCCAGCGACTCGTACGAGGATCTGCCGACGGATCTGAAGGTGCCGGCGACCGCGCAGCGCTCGTACCTCTACGCCAACGACGGCAAGACGCTGCTGACCACCTTCTACGACGAGAACCGGGTCGACGTACCGATCACCGAGATCGCGACGAGCATGCAGCAGGCGATCGTCGCGGCCGAGGACACCCGCTTCTACGAGCACGGCGGCGTCGACCTGCGCGGTGTGGTCCGGGCGTTCGTGGCGAACCAGAACAGCGGTGAGGTCGAGCAGGGCGCCTCCACGCTGACCATGCAGTACGTCCGCAACGTGCTCAAGTCCGACCCGAACCTGACCCCGGAGCAGCGGGCGGCGGCCACCGCCGAGACCAAGGGTCGCAAGATCCAGGAGATGCGGTACGCGGTCGCCCTGGAGAAGAAGATCTCCAAGCAGGAGATCCTGGACCGCTACCTGAACATCGCCTACTTCGGCGCCGGTGCGTACGGGATCGCCGCCGCGAGCCAGCG of the Micromonospora sp. NBC_01796 genome contains:
- a CDS encoding DUF2630 family protein, encoding MDDSTILSRINELVDEEHKLRSQEQANHKTTDEERARLRALEESLDQCWDLLRRRRAARSAGSDPETVGDRSKNEVESYLQ